One window from the genome of Hippopotamus amphibius kiboko isolate mHipAmp2 chromosome 13, mHipAmp2.hap2, whole genome shotgun sequence encodes:
- the HDAC11 gene encoding histone deacetylase 11 isoform X3 yields MPHPTQLYQHVAESRWPIVYSPRYNITFLGLEKLHPFDAGKWGKVISFLKEEKLLSDSMLVEAREASDEDLLVVHTRRYLNELKWSFAVATITEIPPVIFLPNFLVQRKVLKPLRTQTGGTIMAGKLAVERGWAINVGGGFHHCSSDRGGGFCAYADITLAIKFLFERVEGISRATIVDLDAHQGNGHERDFMGDKRVYIMDVYNRHIYPGDRFAKQAIRRKVELEWGTEDDEYLRKVERNLEKALQEHHPDVLVYNAGTDVLEGDRLGGLSISPQGVVKRDELVFRIVRGYQVPILMVTSGGYQKRTARIIADSILNLYGLGLIGPQSADVSAQNSDTPLLPPEVP; encoded by the exons AT GCCACACCCAACCCAGCTGTACCAGCATGTGGCGGAGTCCCGCTGGCCCATCGTGTACTCGCCGCGCTACAACATAACCTTCCTGGGCCTGGAGAAGCTGCACCCCTTTGACGCAGGAAAATGGGGCAAAGTGATCAGCTTCCTCAAAG AAGAGAAGCTTCTATCAGACAGCATGCTGGTGGAGGCACGAGAGGCCTCGGACGAAGACCTGCTAGTGGTGCACACGAGACGTTATCTCAACGAGCTGAAG TGGTCCTTTGCTGTCGCAACCATCACAGAAATCCCCCCTGTCATCTTCCTGCCCAACTTCCTGGTGCAGAGGAAGGTGCTGAAGCCCCTGCGCACCCAGACGGGAGGAACCATAATG GCGGGGAAGCTGGCGGTGGAGCGAGGCTGGGCCATCAACGTAG GTGGCGGCTTCCACCACTGCTCCAGCGACCGCGGTGGGGGCTTCTGCGCCTACGCGGACATCACGCTCGCCATCAAG TTTCTGTTTGAGCGAGTGGAGGGCATCTCCAGAGCCACCATTGTCGATCTCGATGCCCATCAG GGCAACGGGCACGAGCGGGACTTCATGGGTGACAAGCGTGTGTACATCATGGATGTCTACAACCGCCACATCTACCCCGGGGACCGCTTTGCCAAGC AGGCCATCAGGCGGAAGGTGGAGCTGGAGTGGGGCACGGAGGATGATGAGTACCTGAGGAAGGTGGAGAGGAACCTGGAGAAAGCCCTCCAGGAGCATCACCCCGACGTGCTGGTGTACAACGCAGGCACCGACGTCCTCGAGGGGGACCGCCTCGGGGGGCTGTCCATCAGTCCGCAG ggtGTCGTGAAGCGGGATGAGCTGGTGTTCCGGATCGTCCGCGGCTATCAGGTGCCCATCCTCATGGTGACCTCGGGTGGGTACCAGAAGCGCACGGCCCGCATCATTGCCGACTCCATCCTTAATCTGTACGGACTGGGGCTCATCGGGCCCCAGTCAGCCGACGTCTCCGCACAGAACTCAGACACGCCTCTGCTGCCCCCAGAGGTGCCCTGA
- the HDAC11 gene encoding histone deacetylase 11 isoform X2, producing the protein MGSAARRGPRPHPTQLYQHVAESRWPIVYSPRYNITFLGLEKLHPFDAGKWGKVISFLKEEKLLSDSMLVEAREASDEDLLVVHTRRYLNELKWSFAVATITEIPPVIFLPNFLVQRKVLKPLRTQTGGTIMAGKLAVERGWAINVGGGFHHCSSDRGGGFCAYADITLAIKFLFERVEGISRATIVDLDAHQGNGHERDFMGDKRVYIMDVYNRHIYPGDRFAKQAIRRKVELEWGTEDDEYLRKVERNLEKALQEHHPDVLVYNAGTDVLEGDRLGGLSISPQGVVKRDELVFRIVRGYQVPILMVTSGGYQKRTARIIADSILNLYGLGLIGPQSADVSAQNSDTPLLPPEVP; encoded by the exons ATGGGGTCAGCTGCGCGGCGGGGCCCGAG GCCACACCCAACCCAGCTGTACCAGCATGTGGCGGAGTCCCGCTGGCCCATCGTGTACTCGCCGCGCTACAACATAACCTTCCTGGGCCTGGAGAAGCTGCACCCCTTTGACGCAGGAAAATGGGGCAAAGTGATCAGCTTCCTCAAAG AAGAGAAGCTTCTATCAGACAGCATGCTGGTGGAGGCACGAGAGGCCTCGGACGAAGACCTGCTAGTGGTGCACACGAGACGTTATCTCAACGAGCTGAAG TGGTCCTTTGCTGTCGCAACCATCACAGAAATCCCCCCTGTCATCTTCCTGCCCAACTTCCTGGTGCAGAGGAAGGTGCTGAAGCCCCTGCGCACCCAGACGGGAGGAACCATAATG GCGGGGAAGCTGGCGGTGGAGCGAGGCTGGGCCATCAACGTAG GTGGCGGCTTCCACCACTGCTCCAGCGACCGCGGTGGGGGCTTCTGCGCCTACGCGGACATCACGCTCGCCATCAAG TTTCTGTTTGAGCGAGTGGAGGGCATCTCCAGAGCCACCATTGTCGATCTCGATGCCCATCAG GGCAACGGGCACGAGCGGGACTTCATGGGTGACAAGCGTGTGTACATCATGGATGTCTACAACCGCCACATCTACCCCGGGGACCGCTTTGCCAAGC AGGCCATCAGGCGGAAGGTGGAGCTGGAGTGGGGCACGGAGGATGATGAGTACCTGAGGAAGGTGGAGAGGAACCTGGAGAAAGCCCTCCAGGAGCATCACCCCGACGTGCTGGTGTACAACGCAGGCACCGACGTCCTCGAGGGGGACCGCCTCGGGGGGCTGTCCATCAGTCCGCAG ggtGTCGTGAAGCGGGATGAGCTGGTGTTCCGGATCGTCCGCGGCTATCAGGTGCCCATCCTCATGGTGACCTCGGGTGGGTACCAGAAGCGCACGGCCCGCATCATTGCCGACTCCATCCTTAATCTGTACGGACTGGGGCTCATCGGGCCCCAGTCAGCCGACGTCTCCGCACAGAACTCAGACACGCCTCTGCTGCCCCCAGAGGTGCCCTGA
- the HDAC11 gene encoding histone deacetylase 11 isoform X5, which produces MLVEAREASDEDLLVVHTRRYLNELKWSFAVATITEIPPVIFLPNFLVQRKVLKPLRTQTGGTIMAGKLAVERGWAINVGGGFHHCSSDRGGGFCAYADITLAIKFLFERVEGISRATIVDLDAHQGNGHERDFMGDKRVYIMDVYNRHIYPGDRFAKQAIRRKVELEWGTEDDEYLRKVERNLEKALQEHHPDVLVYNAGTDVLEGDRLGGLSISPQGVVKRDELVFRIVRGYQVPILMVTSGGYQKRTARIIADSILNLYGLGLIGPQSADVSAQNSDTPLLPPEVP; this is translated from the exons ATGCTGGTGGAGGCACGAGAGGCCTCGGACGAAGACCTGCTAGTGGTGCACACGAGACGTTATCTCAACGAGCTGAAG TGGTCCTTTGCTGTCGCAACCATCACAGAAATCCCCCCTGTCATCTTCCTGCCCAACTTCCTGGTGCAGAGGAAGGTGCTGAAGCCCCTGCGCACCCAGACGGGAGGAACCATAATG GCGGGGAAGCTGGCGGTGGAGCGAGGCTGGGCCATCAACGTAG GTGGCGGCTTCCACCACTGCTCCAGCGACCGCGGTGGGGGCTTCTGCGCCTACGCGGACATCACGCTCGCCATCAAG TTTCTGTTTGAGCGAGTGGAGGGCATCTCCAGAGCCACCATTGTCGATCTCGATGCCCATCAG GGCAACGGGCACGAGCGGGACTTCATGGGTGACAAGCGTGTGTACATCATGGATGTCTACAACCGCCACATCTACCCCGGGGACCGCTTTGCCAAGC AGGCCATCAGGCGGAAGGTGGAGCTGGAGTGGGGCACGGAGGATGATGAGTACCTGAGGAAGGTGGAGAGGAACCTGGAGAAAGCCCTCCAGGAGCATCACCCCGACGTGCTGGTGTACAACGCAGGCACCGACGTCCTCGAGGGGGACCGCCTCGGGGGGCTGTCCATCAGTCCGCAG ggtGTCGTGAAGCGGGATGAGCTGGTGTTCCGGATCGTCCGCGGCTATCAGGTGCCCATCCTCATGGTGACCTCGGGTGGGTACCAGAAGCGCACGGCCCGCATCATTGCCGACTCCATCCTTAATCTGTACGGACTGGGGCTCATCGGGCCCCAGTCAGCCGACGTCTCCGCACAGAACTCAGACACGCCTCTGCTGCCCCCAGAGGTGCCCTGA
- the HDAC11 gene encoding histone deacetylase 11 isoform X1 produces the protein MLPTLRLFLSVHVCLCAHGRPHPTQLYQHVAESRWPIVYSPRYNITFLGLEKLHPFDAGKWGKVISFLKEEKLLSDSMLVEAREASDEDLLVVHTRRYLNELKWSFAVATITEIPPVIFLPNFLVQRKVLKPLRTQTGGTIMAGKLAVERGWAINVGGGFHHCSSDRGGGFCAYADITLAIKFLFERVEGISRATIVDLDAHQGNGHERDFMGDKRVYIMDVYNRHIYPGDRFAKQAIRRKVELEWGTEDDEYLRKVERNLEKALQEHHPDVLVYNAGTDVLEGDRLGGLSISPQGVVKRDELVFRIVRGYQVPILMVTSGGYQKRTARIIADSILNLYGLGLIGPQSADVSAQNSDTPLLPPEVP, from the exons ATGCTTCCCACACTGAGGCTGTTCCTGtctgtgcatgtctgtctctGTGCCCATGGAAGGCCACACCCAACCCAGCTGTACCAGCATGTGGCGGAGTCCCGCTGGCCCATCGTGTACTCGCCGCGCTACAACATAACCTTCCTGGGCCTGGAGAAGCTGCACCCCTTTGACGCAGGAAAATGGGGCAAAGTGATCAGCTTCCTCAAAG AAGAGAAGCTTCTATCAGACAGCATGCTGGTGGAGGCACGAGAGGCCTCGGACGAAGACCTGCTAGTGGTGCACACGAGACGTTATCTCAACGAGCTGAAG TGGTCCTTTGCTGTCGCAACCATCACAGAAATCCCCCCTGTCATCTTCCTGCCCAACTTCCTGGTGCAGAGGAAGGTGCTGAAGCCCCTGCGCACCCAGACGGGAGGAACCATAATG GCGGGGAAGCTGGCGGTGGAGCGAGGCTGGGCCATCAACGTAG GTGGCGGCTTCCACCACTGCTCCAGCGACCGCGGTGGGGGCTTCTGCGCCTACGCGGACATCACGCTCGCCATCAAG TTTCTGTTTGAGCGAGTGGAGGGCATCTCCAGAGCCACCATTGTCGATCTCGATGCCCATCAG GGCAACGGGCACGAGCGGGACTTCATGGGTGACAAGCGTGTGTACATCATGGATGTCTACAACCGCCACATCTACCCCGGGGACCGCTTTGCCAAGC AGGCCATCAGGCGGAAGGTGGAGCTGGAGTGGGGCACGGAGGATGATGAGTACCTGAGGAAGGTGGAGAGGAACCTGGAGAAAGCCCTCCAGGAGCATCACCCCGACGTGCTGGTGTACAACGCAGGCACCGACGTCCTCGAGGGGGACCGCCTCGGGGGGCTGTCCATCAGTCCGCAG ggtGTCGTGAAGCGGGATGAGCTGGTGTTCCGGATCGTCCGCGGCTATCAGGTGCCCATCCTCATGGTGACCTCGGGTGGGTACCAGAAGCGCACGGCCCGCATCATTGCCGACTCCATCCTTAATCTGTACGGACTGGGGCTCATCGGGCCCCAGTCAGCCGACGTCTCCGCACAGAACTCAGACACGCCTCTGCTGCCCCCAGAGGTGCCCTGA
- the HDAC11 gene encoding histone deacetylase 11 isoform X4, whose protein sequence is MEETGAQEEEKLLSDSMLVEAREASDEDLLVVHTRRYLNELKWSFAVATITEIPPVIFLPNFLVQRKVLKPLRTQTGGTIMAGKLAVERGWAINVGGGFHHCSSDRGGGFCAYADITLAIKFLFERVEGISRATIVDLDAHQGNGHERDFMGDKRVYIMDVYNRHIYPGDRFAKQAIRRKVELEWGTEDDEYLRKVERNLEKALQEHHPDVLVYNAGTDVLEGDRLGGLSISPQGVVKRDELVFRIVRGYQVPILMVTSGGYQKRTARIIADSILNLYGLGLIGPQSADVSAQNSDTPLLPPEVP, encoded by the exons ATggaggaaactggggcccaggAAG AAGAGAAGCTTCTATCAGACAGCATGCTGGTGGAGGCACGAGAGGCCTCGGACGAAGACCTGCTAGTGGTGCACACGAGACGTTATCTCAACGAGCTGAAG TGGTCCTTTGCTGTCGCAACCATCACAGAAATCCCCCCTGTCATCTTCCTGCCCAACTTCCTGGTGCAGAGGAAGGTGCTGAAGCCCCTGCGCACCCAGACGGGAGGAACCATAATG GCGGGGAAGCTGGCGGTGGAGCGAGGCTGGGCCATCAACGTAG GTGGCGGCTTCCACCACTGCTCCAGCGACCGCGGTGGGGGCTTCTGCGCCTACGCGGACATCACGCTCGCCATCAAG TTTCTGTTTGAGCGAGTGGAGGGCATCTCCAGAGCCACCATTGTCGATCTCGATGCCCATCAG GGCAACGGGCACGAGCGGGACTTCATGGGTGACAAGCGTGTGTACATCATGGATGTCTACAACCGCCACATCTACCCCGGGGACCGCTTTGCCAAGC AGGCCATCAGGCGGAAGGTGGAGCTGGAGTGGGGCACGGAGGATGATGAGTACCTGAGGAAGGTGGAGAGGAACCTGGAGAAAGCCCTCCAGGAGCATCACCCCGACGTGCTGGTGTACAACGCAGGCACCGACGTCCTCGAGGGGGACCGCCTCGGGGGGCTGTCCATCAGTCCGCAG ggtGTCGTGAAGCGGGATGAGCTGGTGTTCCGGATCGTCCGCGGCTATCAGGTGCCCATCCTCATGGTGACCTCGGGTGGGTACCAGAAGCGCACGGCCCGCATCATTGCCGACTCCATCCTTAATCTGTACGGACTGGGGCTCATCGGGCCCCAGTCAGCCGACGTCTCCGCACAGAACTCAGACACGCCTCTGCTGCCCCCAGAGGTGCCCTGA